A single genomic interval of Helianthus annuus cultivar XRQ/B chromosome 6, HanXRQr2.0-SUNRISE, whole genome shotgun sequence harbors:
- the LOC110865210 gene encoding probable protein S-acyltransferase 7 isoform X3 encodes MKRNSLPPHGLSNRQISNHESPSLRLYQVWKGNNIFALRGRLIFGPDSGSLYLTICLIAVPVILFCSLVSQSLVKYFPNNILVLIFLVAGRDPGIIPRNLPTQEQDDDWDASSSMSSNGWGVGHSGKFLAPSKSVNVNGTVVRVKFCQTCLIYRPPRCSHCSVCNNCVERFDHHCPWVGQCIGRRNYRSFFLFVTSTALLCFYVFAICWVNIIMTMQENGSSILEAIVKSPVCGILITYTFTVQWFVGGLSAFHLYLVITNQTTYENFRTRYERRRNPFNKGCAQNLKEALFSKTPRSQNDFRAFIKPEAYSQYNSSRYFGNAFSMNFSKRSYETESSADGTELDLERCESNPVDRSNKWAAAPDLHRLASKFINENPTRDKEKRNTGICNL; translated from the exons ATGAAAAGAAACAGTCTTCCTCCTCATGGATTATCAAACAGGCAAATCAGCAATCATGAATCCCCTTCACTCCGTCTCTATCAAGTCTGGAAAGGAAATAAT ATCTTTGCTTTAAGGGGCAGATTAATATTTGGACCTGATTCAGGGTCTCTTTACCTTACAATCTGCCTCATTGCGGTTCCAGTAATCTTGTTTTGCTCTCTGGTTTCTCAAAGTCTTGTGAAATACTTCCCCAACAAT ATTCTTGTCCTTATCTTCCTTGTTGCTGGAAGAGATCCCGGAATTATTCCCCGGAATCTACCTActcaagaacaagatgatgactGGGATGCATCTTCTAGCATGTCCTCTAATGGTTGGGGTGTAGGGCATAGTGGTAAATTTCTAGCACCTTCAAAAAGTGTTAATGTTAACGGGACGGTGGTTAGGGTCAAGTTTTGTCAAACTTGCTTGATCTACCGCCCACCAAGATGCTCACATTGCTCCGTATGCAACAACTGTGTTGAGCGCTTTGACCATCATTGCCCATGGGTTGGACAATGCATCGGCAGG AGGAATTACCGATCCTTTTTCCTGTTTGTAACCTCAACCGCACTCCTGTGCTTTTATGTTTTCGCCATCTGTTGGGTAAACATCATCATGACTATGCAAGAAAACGGTTCAAGTATCTTGGAAGCTATAGTGAAGTCCCCTGTATGCGGGATTCTTATAACCTACACGTTTACAGTTCAATGGTTTGTCGGAGGCTTGTCTGCATTTCATCTTTATTTGGTCATCACCAACCAG ACTACTTATGAAAATTTCAGAACCCGATACGAGAGGAGGAGGAATCCCTTCAACAAAGGATGTGCTCAGAATTTAAAAGAAGCCCTCTTCTCTAAAACGCCTCGTTCCCAGAATGATTTTCGTGCATTTATAAAGCCTGAAGCGTATTCCCAGTACAATAGTTCAAGATATTTTGGGAACGCGTTTAGCATGAATTTCTCTAAAAGAAGCTATGAAACAGAGAGTTCTGCTGATGGAACCGAGCTTGATCTTGAAAGATGTGAATCGAATCCAGTGGACCGTTCGAATAAATGGGCCGCTGCGCCCGATTTGCATAGATTGGCATCCAAGTTTATAAACGAAAATCCAACGAGAGATAAGGAAAAGAGGAACACGGGAATATGCAACCTATAG
- the LOC110865210 gene encoding probable protein S-acyltransferase 7 isoform X2 has product MKRNSLPPHGLSNRQISNHESPSLRLYQVWKGNNIFALRGRLIFGPDSGSLYLTICLIAVPVILFCSLVSQSLVKYFPNNVGLILILVLIFLVAGRDPGIIPRNLPTQEQDDDWDASSSMSSNGWGVGHSGKFLAPSKSVNVNGTVVRVKFCQTCLIYRPPRCSHCSVCNNCVERFDHHCPWVGQCIGRRNYRSFFLFVTSTALLCFYVFAICWVNIIMTMQENGSSILEAIVKSPVCGILITYTFTVQWFVGGLSAFHLYLVITNQTTYENFRTRYERRRNPFNKGCAQNLKEALFSKTPRSQNDFRAFIKPEAYSQYNSSRYFGNAFSMNFSKRSYETESSADGTELDLERCESNPVDRSNKWAAAPDLHRLASKFINENPTRDKEKRNTGICNL; this is encoded by the exons ATGAAAAGAAACAGTCTTCCTCCTCATGGATTATCAAACAGGCAAATCAGCAATCATGAATCCCCTTCACTCCGTCTCTATCAAGTCTGGAAAGGAAATAAT ATCTTTGCTTTAAGGGGCAGATTAATATTTGGACCTGATTCAGGGTCTCTTTACCTTACAATCTGCCTCATTGCGGTTCCAGTAATCTTGTTTTGCTCTCTGGTTTCTCAAAGTCTTGTGAAATACTTCCCCAACAATGTAGGCCTTATTTTG ATTCTTGTCCTTATCTTCCTTGTTGCTGGAAGAGATCCCGGAATTATTCCCCGGAATCTACCTActcaagaacaagatgatgactGGGATGCATCTTCTAGCATGTCCTCTAATGGTTGGGGTGTAGGGCATAGTGGTAAATTTCTAGCACCTTCAAAAAGTGTTAATGTTAACGGGACGGTGGTTAGGGTCAAGTTTTGTCAAACTTGCTTGATCTACCGCCCACCAAGATGCTCACATTGCTCCGTATGCAACAACTGTGTTGAGCGCTTTGACCATCATTGCCCATGGGTTGGACAATGCATCGGCAGG AGGAATTACCGATCCTTTTTCCTGTTTGTAACCTCAACCGCACTCCTGTGCTTTTATGTTTTCGCCATCTGTTGGGTAAACATCATCATGACTATGCAAGAAAACGGTTCAAGTATCTTGGAAGCTATAGTGAAGTCCCCTGTATGCGGGATTCTTATAACCTACACGTTTACAGTTCAATGGTTTGTCGGAGGCTTGTCTGCATTTCATCTTTATTTGGTCATCACCAACCAG ACTACTTATGAAAATTTCAGAACCCGATACGAGAGGAGGAGGAATCCCTTCAACAAAGGATGTGCTCAGAATTTAAAAGAAGCCCTCTTCTCTAAAACGCCTCGTTCCCAGAATGATTTTCGTGCATTTATAAAGCCTGAAGCGTATTCCCAGTACAATAGTTCAAGATATTTTGGGAACGCGTTTAGCATGAATTTCTCTAAAAGAAGCTATGAAACAGAGAGTTCTGCTGATGGAACCGAGCTTGATCTTGAAAGATGTGAATCGAATCCAGTGGACCGTTCGAATAAATGGGCCGCTGCGCCCGATTTGCATAGATTGGCATCCAAGTTTATAAACGAAAATCCAACGAGAGATAAGGAAAAGAGGAACACGGGAATATGCAACCTATAG
- the LOC110865210 gene encoding probable protein S-acyltransferase 7 isoform X1, protein MKRNSLPPHGLSNRQISNHESPSLRLYQVWKGNNIFALRGRLIFGPDSGSLYLTICLIAVPVILFCSLVSQSLVKYFPNNVGLILVVIPAVLTLYILVLIFLVAGRDPGIIPRNLPTQEQDDDWDASSSMSSNGWGVGHSGKFLAPSKSVNVNGTVVRVKFCQTCLIYRPPRCSHCSVCNNCVERFDHHCPWVGQCIGRRNYRSFFLFVTSTALLCFYVFAICWVNIIMTMQENGSSILEAIVKSPVCGILITYTFTVQWFVGGLSAFHLYLVITNQTTYENFRTRYERRRNPFNKGCAQNLKEALFSKTPRSQNDFRAFIKPEAYSQYNSSRYFGNAFSMNFSKRSYETESSADGTELDLERCESNPVDRSNKWAAAPDLHRLASKFINENPTRDKEKRNTGICNL, encoded by the exons ATGAAAAGAAACAGTCTTCCTCCTCATGGATTATCAAACAGGCAAATCAGCAATCATGAATCCCCTTCACTCCGTCTCTATCAAGTCTGGAAAGGAAATAAT ATCTTTGCTTTAAGGGGCAGATTAATATTTGGACCTGATTCAGGGTCTCTTTACCTTACAATCTGCCTCATTGCGGTTCCAGTAATCTTGTTTTGCTCTCTGGTTTCTCAAAGTCTTGTGAAATACTTCCCCAACAATGTAGGCCTTATTTTGGTAGTTATTCCTGCTGTCCTCACTTTATAT ATTCTTGTCCTTATCTTCCTTGTTGCTGGAAGAGATCCCGGAATTATTCCCCGGAATCTACCTActcaagaacaagatgatgactGGGATGCATCTTCTAGCATGTCCTCTAATGGTTGGGGTGTAGGGCATAGTGGTAAATTTCTAGCACCTTCAAAAAGTGTTAATGTTAACGGGACGGTGGTTAGGGTCAAGTTTTGTCAAACTTGCTTGATCTACCGCCCACCAAGATGCTCACATTGCTCCGTATGCAACAACTGTGTTGAGCGCTTTGACCATCATTGCCCATGGGTTGGACAATGCATCGGCAGG AGGAATTACCGATCCTTTTTCCTGTTTGTAACCTCAACCGCACTCCTGTGCTTTTATGTTTTCGCCATCTGTTGGGTAAACATCATCATGACTATGCAAGAAAACGGTTCAAGTATCTTGGAAGCTATAGTGAAGTCCCCTGTATGCGGGATTCTTATAACCTACACGTTTACAGTTCAATGGTTTGTCGGAGGCTTGTCTGCATTTCATCTTTATTTGGTCATCACCAACCAG ACTACTTATGAAAATTTCAGAACCCGATACGAGAGGAGGAGGAATCCCTTCAACAAAGGATGTGCTCAGAATTTAAAAGAAGCCCTCTTCTCTAAAACGCCTCGTTCCCAGAATGATTTTCGTGCATTTATAAAGCCTGAAGCGTATTCCCAGTACAATAGTTCAAGATATTTTGGGAACGCGTTTAGCATGAATTTCTCTAAAAGAAGCTATGAAACAGAGAGTTCTGCTGATGGAACCGAGCTTGATCTTGAAAGATGTGAATCGAATCCAGTGGACCGTTCGAATAAATGGGCCGCTGCGCCCGATTTGCATAGATTGGCATCCAAGTTTATAAACGAAAATCCAACGAGAGATAAGGAAAAGAGGAACACGGGAATATGCAACCTATAG
- the LOC110865209 gene encoding probable xyloglucan endotransglucosylase/hydrolase protein B, translated as MSCLLQYNTISNNNNIYIYKHPQSPFIHTLPGSWIPSLKSKARRMGGHDHVVWWMCVVVVLAMGDLVLGMAPRRPVAVPFGRNYVPTWAFDHIKYFNGGSEIQLVLDKYTGTGFQSKGSYLFGHFSMQIKMVPGDSAGTVTAFYLSSQNNEHDEIDFEFLGNRTGQPYILQTNVFTGGKGDREQRIYLWFDPTAAFHSYSVLWNMYQIVFFVDDVPIRVFKNSKDLGVRFPFNQPMKIYSSLWNADDWATRGGLEKTDWSKAPFVAAYKGFHVDGCESSVNTQFCATQGKRWWDQKEFQDLDAYQWRRLQWVRQKYTIYNYCTDRKRLPVMAPECKRDRDV; from the exons ATGTCCTGTCTGCTACAATACAATACCatctctaataataataatatatatatatataaacacccTCAGTCTCCATTTATCCACACCCTTCCTGGTAGCTGGATACCATCACTGAAAAG TAAAGCAAGAAGAATGGGAGGACATGATCATGTGGTGTGGTGGATGTGTGTTGTTGTGGTGTTAGCAATGGGGGATTTGGTCCTTGGAATGGCTCCGAGAAGGCCGGTAGCTGTGCCATTCGGTCGGAACTATGTGCCGACATGGGCATTTGACCATATCAAATACTTCAATGGTGGTTCAGAGATCCAGCTGGTGCTAGATAAATACACTGGAACTGGTTTCCAGTCCAAGGGCTCTTACCTTTTTGGACATTTTAGTATGCAGATTAAAATGGTCCCTGGTGACTCTGCCGGCACCGTCACCGCCTTTTAT CTATCCTCCCAAAACAACGAGCACGACGAGATCGACTTCGAGTTCCTCGGAAACCGGACGGGGCAGCCGTacattttacaaacaaatgtaTTCACCGGCGGCAAGGGTGACCGGGAGCAACGAATCTATCTATGGTTTGACCCCACGGCAGCTTTCCATTCCTACTCCGTCCTCTGGAACATGTACCAAATAGT GTTTTTTGTGGATGATGTGCCAATAAGAGTGTTCAAAAACAGCAAAGATTTGGGAGTGAGATTCCCATTCAACCAACCGATGAAGATCTACTCAAGTTTATGGAATGCAGATGATTGGGCAACAAGAGGTGGGTTGGAGAAGACTGATTGGTCAAAGGCACCATTTGTGGCTGCATACAAAGGTTTCCACGTGGACGGTTGTGAGTCGTCAGTAAACACACAGTTTTGTGCAACACAAGGCAAAAGGTGGTGGGACCAGAAGGAGTTTCAAGATCTTGATGCTTACCAATGGCGTCGTCTTCAATGGGTACGCCAAAAGTACACCATTTACAACTACTGCACTGACCGGAAGCGGCTTCCGGTCATGGCTCCTGAATGCAAGAGAGACCGTGATGTTTGA
- the LOC110863921 gene encoding uncharacterized protein LOC110863921, translating into MVKTKEQARSSSSSSKGKGKQVEQQPRKRQYLGRVDESESEEEMELDPTEKPIWNSGPLDDQAEEWQPTLYHDSMNKLKNKAAAFICEREVNEVQFGQFGVFGKFRALGWEGALSCYDKDKSNLFMTEIQEWMATLKVNQYDRPSQMKLTGIVNGIPVEMSFTTLKKLGKYDSLPASDYMLPTPDDLLIKPEKHVQWNDMLAAIFLPGKYSGILYRKNLKIEAKLLLAICVLNVIPRRGDKEQVRFPEVPVLYALMHGSPRFPIRYLIMNHLWICRNKYGREIVPYCRIITGLMKQQKAITSEDRGATKRHQPFTLDKLGIGWSYTQLERYHKLKSEGQRWRALKLGARDLLPGEPDEPESDEEVVPSGDEDYADEPHGGENVGQGGYGRGYGGMFYDYTEQSYEPGWAYNGTMQEVIENQRPPASIFDTWSGSERRLYDQNTRNSASIERSLKHSFDRQESGNRTFAYSQEVETNNRYHDDQERRMHADYHAGRRWLWIHNMWIMRLYHCMMVVFRIQPRRSTTHNGLTQGNKKEHNNNKVEVVAAHLRSENGTI; encoded by the coding sequence ATGGTTAAGACAAAAGAACAAGCGAGATCTAGTTCGTCATCATCGAAAGGGAAAGGCAAACAAGTGGAACAACAACCGCGAAAGAGACAATATTTGGGCCGAGTGGATGAAAGTGAAAGTGAGGAAGAGATGGAGTTGGACCCGACTGAAAAGCCGATATGGAATTCGGGTCCATTAGATGATCAAGCCGAGGAGTGGCAACCGACACTCTACCATGACAGCATGAATAAGTTGAAGAATAAGGCTGCTGCATTCATTTGTGAAAGAGAAGTTAATGAGGTTCAATTTGGCCAGTTCGGGGTGTTTGGTAAATTCCGCGCTCTAGGTTGGGAGGGGGCGCTGAGTTGTTATGATAAAGATAAAAGCAACCTGTTTATGACCGAAATTCAAGAGTGGATGGCAACTCTTAAGGTTAACCAATATGACAGGCCATCGCAAATGAAGCTAACGGGTATTGTGAATGGAATTCCAGTGGAGATGTCTTTTACCACATTGAAGAAATTGGGAAAGTATGACAGTCTACCGGCTAGTGATTATATGTTACCGACTCCTGATGACCTCCTGATTAAACCGGAGAAACATGTTCAATGGAATGATATGTTGGCAGCAATATTTTTACCCGGTAAATACAGTGGTATTCTATACCGGAAGAATTTAAAAATAGAAGCTAAATTGTTGTTAGCCATATGTGTTCTCAATGTTATTCCACGAAGGGGAGACAAGGAGCAGGTGAGGTTTCCCGAAGTACCCGTTCTTTACGCGTTAATGCATGGGTCTCCGCGTTTTCCGATACGCTATCTGATCATGAACCACTTATGGATCTGCCGAAATAAGTATGGAAGAGAGATCGTCCCGTATTGTCGAATAATTACGGGATTGATGAAACAACAAAAGGCGATAACATCTGAAGATCGAGGAGCAACAAAAAGGCATCAGCCTTTTACGTTGGATAAGTTGGGGATTGGGTGGTCATATACACAATTGGAGCGTTATCACAAGTTAAAGTCGGAAGGGCAAAGGTGGAGGGCACTAAAGTTGGGTGCACGAGATTTGTTACCGGGTGAGCCGGACGAGCCGGAAAGCGATGAAGAAGTAGTTCCTAGCGGTGACGAGGATTATGCGGACGAGCCGCATGGTGGTGAAAATGTTGGTCAAGGGGGTTATGGTAGAGGTTACGGTGGTATGTTTTACGATTATACGGAACAGTCTTATGAGCCGGGTTGGGCTTATAACGGTACAATGCAAGAAGTGATTGAGAATCAACGTCCTCCGGCATCTATTTTTGATACATGGTCGGGGTCGGAGAGGAGGTTGTATGATCAAAACACGAGGAATAGTGCAAGTATAGAGCGGTCGTTAAAACATAGCTTTGATCGTCAAGAGTCAGGGAACCGCACCTTTGCGTATTCCCAAGAGGTGGAAACGAATAATAGATATCATGACGACCAAGAGAGAAGAATGCACGCTGATTATCATGCCGGGCGCCGgtggttgtggatccacaacatgtggattatgcgtCTCTACCACTGTATGATGGTAGTGTTTCGTATCCAACCCCGCCGATCCACCACTCACAACGGATTGACCCAAGGCAACAAGAAGGAGCACAACAACAACAAGGTGGAAGTAGTAGCGGCTCATTTGCGTTCGGAGAATGGAACGATATGA